A part of Acropora palmata chromosome 8, jaAcrPala1.3, whole genome shotgun sequence genomic DNA contains:
- the LOC141890706 gene encoding melanocortin receptor 5-like: protein MTSRFVSSGQFIRGLKMAQPGISLLKFCSEQLAGDLHNQLIALSAFNIVFAITAIVGNALMLIAFYKETSLHLPSKVLLRSLAASDLCIGIMEPLYVTYLMSLASERLTMCRHIVLVRSIAITISFAVSLLTITAISVDRLLALLLGLRYRQVVTLKRVNAVVVAIWAYPGVGLALWFHSHLIWKIFAASNILLCLIIAIYCYTRIFLRLRRHQTQIHDLENPQEQTNPANLSHETRYRKTVSTAMWVQLTLILCFLPYTLVAPFAYRSITREQPSSSSFLALQATVSLIFLNSSLNPLLCFWKIADIRRAIKDTILKRPSNAVLHCGSPERISQTGS from the coding sequence ATGACAAGTCGTTTTGTTAGTAGCGGCCAATTCATTCGGGGCTTAAAGATGGCTCAGCCGGGAATAAGCCTCCTTAAATTTTGCTCGGAGCAGCTAGCTGGAGATTTGCACAATCAGTTGATAGCGCTTTCCGCGTTCAATATTGTCTTTGCCATAACTGCGATTGTTGGAAATGCACTCATGCTGATCGCCTTTTACAAAGAAACTTCCCTTCATCTTCCTTCCAAAGTCCTACTCCGCAGCTTGGCGGCCAGCGATCTCTGCATTGGTATCATGGAACCACTCTATGTTACATACTTAATGTCCTTGGCGAGCGAACGCTTGACGATGTGTCGGCACATAGTTCTTGTACGCTCCATTGCAATCACCATTTCATTTGCAGTGTCGCTATTAACAATTACCGCTATAAGCGTGGACCGACTTCTCGCTTTGTTGTTAGGACTCAGGTACAGACAAGTCGTAACCTTAAAGCGGGTGAATGCAGTTGTAGTTGCCATTTGGGCTTACCCAGGTGTCGGCCTTGCACTTTGGTTTCACAGCCATCTTATATGGAAAATATTTGCAGCTTCCAACATACTTTTGTGTTTGATCATTGCCATCTACTGTTACACGAGGATTTTTCTGAGACTTCGTCGTCATCAAACTCAAATTCATGATCTGGAGAATCCGCAGGAACAAACGAATCCAGCGAATCTGTCCCACGAAACACGATACAGAAAAACAGTTTCCACTGCAATGTGGGTGCAGTTGACTTTAATTCTTTGCTTCTTGCCCTACACTCTGGTGGCACCATTTGCATATCGAAGTATCACAAGAGAACAaccttcttcctcttcttttcttgCACTGCAAGCAACAGTGAGTTTAATTTTTCTCAACTCCTCGTTGAACCCGCTTTTGTGCTTTTGGAAGATCGCCGACATAAGGCGGGCAATAAAAGACACAATCTTAAAACGCCCAAGTAACGCTGTTCTCCACTGCGGTAGTCCGGAACGGATATCTCAAACTGGCAGTTAA